The proteins below are encoded in one region of Helianthus annuus cultivar XRQ/B chromosome 2, HanXRQr2.0-SUNRISE, whole genome shotgun sequence:
- the LOC110912892 gene encoding protein TIC 40, chloroplastic isoform X1: protein MDNLALNSSSQKPVLGFTANPRTDAIISNKPLFCSFKIPKRSGVIFNSKSSNSNSISTPRAISKSNEADSMGKDCFARISSSSDQHTSSVGATPQIAVPPPYSQVGSPLFWVGVGVAFSAAFSWTASYLKKYAMQQAFKTMMGQMDAQNNQSANAGFSPGSPFPFPPPASPGSPPGSPFPFPTPTSQSSAATSAPASQRTLTVDVPPTKIEATPTPTEAISAPTEAKDNFESPQEPKKSAFVDVSPEETLKTSFEKLEESTETESQKDSEFANQSSENGSAFKPTDSPSVEASSTGTKSNGMSVEALEKMMDDPTVQKMVYPYLPEEMRNPTSFKWMLQNPQYRQQLQDMLNNMGGSPEWDNRMMDSLKNFDLNSPEVKEQFDQIGLTPEEVISKIMANPEVAMAFQNPRVQAAIMDCSQNPMSIIKYQNDKEVMDVFNKISELFPGVTGAP, encoded by the exons ATGGATAATTTAGCCCTTAATTCTTCTTCTCAAAAACCAGTTTTGGGTTTTACAGCAAACCCTCGAACTGATGCTATAATCTCCAACAAACCCTTGTTTTGTTCCTTCAAAATCCCCAAAAGAAGTGGTGTAATCTTCAATTCCAAATCttcaaattcaaattcaatttCAACCCCACGAGCAATcagcaaatcaaatg AAGCAGATAGTATGGGGAAGGATTGTTTCGCTAGAATTTCATCTTCAAGCGATCAACATACATCGTCAGTTGGTGCAACACCGCAAATAGCAGTGCCACCCCCATATTCACAAGT AGGTTCTCCTCTGTTTTGGGTGGGAGTAGGTGTTGCATTTTCGGCAGCGTTTTCATGG ACGGCTTCATACTTAAAG AAATATGCAATGCAACAAGCTTTCAAGACCATGATGGGACAAATGGACGCACAAAACAACCAATCTGCTAACGCTGGTTTTTCACCTGGCTCTCCTTTTCCGTTTCCACCACCGGCGTCACCAGGCTCGCCACCTGGATCCCCATTTCCTTTTCCGACGCCCACTTCACAAAGCTCAGCTGCCACATCAGCACCTGCTTCCCAACGTACATTGACTGTAGATGTACCTCCGACTAAAATAGAGGCAACGCCTACACCGACAGAGGCAATATCTGCACCGACGGAAGCTAAAGATAACTTTGAATCACCACAAGAGCCAAAGAAATCCG CTTTCGTGGATGTGTCTCCTGAGGAAACGTTGAAAACGAGTTTTGAAAAGCTTGAAGAATCTACAGAGACTGAATCCCAAAAGGATTCGGAATTCGCAAATCAA TCTTCTGAAAATGGATCTGCTTTTAAGCCAACGGATAGTCCATCTGTGGAGGCTTCATCCACAG GTACAAAAAGTAACGGTATGTCTGTTGAAGCTTTGGAGAAGATGATGGATGATCCAACTGTACAAAAGATGGTCTATCC CTATCTTCCGGAAGAGATGAGGAACCCTACCTCTTTCAAAT gGATGCTTCAAAACCCACAATACCGTCAACAACTGCAGGATATGCT GAATAACATGGGCGGAAGCCCTGAATGGGACAACCGTATGATGGACTCATTGAAAAATTTTGATCTTAACAGTCCTGAGGTCAAGGAGCAATTTG ATCAAATCGGGCTAACTCCAGAAGAAGTTATATCTAAAATCATGGCGAATCCTGAAGTTGCTATGGCGTTTCAAAACCCTAGAGTTCAAGCAGCCATCATGGAT TGTTCTCAGAACCCTATGAGCATCATCAAGTACCAAAATGACAAGGAG GTTATGGATGTATTCAACAAGATATCAGAACTCTTTCCGGGAGTGACGGGGGCACCCTGA
- the LOC110912901 gene encoding protein TIC 40, chloroplastic isoform X1 translates to MIENMMDNLALSASSQKLVLGFTTTPRTNATISNKPLFCSFKIPKRSGAIYKSKSSISTPLAVNKLNDAKDCFARISSSSGQHSSSQAGSILFWVGVGVALSPVFSSAASYLKKYAMTMIANKSETSQGSSATSAATVDVPPTKTKPTESKDDNESTKEPKKSAFVDVSPEETLKTSFEKLEESPEAESPKDSEFTNQASENGSAFKLMDSAFKLMDSPSEGPSSTGTKINGMSVEAFDKMMHDPTVQETIYPYLPEEMRNPTSFKWLLQHKHDMYIALFGKERYCQVVQDIVNDKKESPEWHNWMMDSLKNFDPNSPKVKEQFEKVGLTTEEVTSKISANPDIIMAFENPRVQAALLDVCMHVHIMARVENPKVLEAIMDCYLNTSIIKYQNDKEVMDLFNKMSELFPGLTGAP, encoded by the exons ATGATCGAGAATATGATGGATAATCTAGCCCTTAGTGCGTCTTCTCAAAAACTAGTTTTAGGGTTTACAACCACCCCTCGAACGAATGCTACAATCTCCAACAAACCCTTGTTTTGCTCCTTCAAAATCCCCAAAAGAAGCGGTGCAATCTACAAGTCCAAATCTTCAATTTCAACCCCACTAGCAGTCAACAAATTaaatg ATGCAAAGGATTGTTTTGCAAGAATCTCATCTTCCAGCGGTCAACATTCATCTTCACAAGC GGGTTCTATTCTGTTCTGGGTCGGAGTTGGTGTCGCACTTTCGCCTGTTTTTTCATCG GCCGCTTCATACTTAAAG AAATACGCAATGACCATGATAGCGAACAAATCTGAAACCTCTCAAGGCTCATCTGCCACATCAGCAGCGACCGTAGATGTACCTCCAACTAAAACAAAGCCCACAGAGTCTAAAGATGACAATGAATCAACCAAAGAGCCAAAGAAATCTG CTTTTGTCGATGTGTCTCCTGAGGAAACgctgaaaacaagttttgaaAAGCTTGAAGAATCTCCAGAGGCTGAATCTCCAAAGGATTCTGAATTCACAAATCAA GCTTCTGAAAATGGATCTGCTTTTAAGCTGATGGATAGTGCTTTTAAGCTGATGGATAGTCCATCTGAGGGGCCTTCATCCACAG GTACAAAAATTAACGGTATGTCTGTTGAAGCTTTCGACAAGATGATGCACGATCCAACTGTACAAGAAACGATCTATCC TTATCTTCCTGAAGAGATGAGGAACCCTACCTCTTTTAAAT GGCTGCTTCAACACAAACATGATATGTACATAGCTTTGTTTGGAAAAGAAAG ATACTGTCAAGTAGTGCAGGATATAGT GAATGACAAGAAGGAAAGCCCTGAATGGCACAACTGGATGATGGACTCATTGAAAAATTTTGATCCTAACAGTCCTAAGGTCAAGGAACAATTTG AAAAAGTGGGGCTGACTACAGAAGAAGTTACTTCTAAAATCTCGGCAAACCCGGATATTATAATGGCATTTGAAAACCCTAGAGTTCAAGCAGCCTTGTTGGATGTATGTATGCACGTGCACATTATGGCTAGAGTTGAAAACCCTAAAGTTCTAGAAGCCATCATGGAT TGTTATTTGAATACGAGCATCATCAAGTACCAAAATGACAAGGAG GTCATGGATTTATTCAATAAGATGTCAGAACTCTTTCCGGGATTGACAGGTGCACCTTGA
- the LOC110912892 gene encoding protein TIC 40, chloroplastic isoform X2, translating into MDNLALNSSSQKPVLGFTANPRTDAIISNKPLFCSFKIPKRSGVIFNSKSSNSNSISTPRAISKSNDSMGKDCFARISSSSDQHTSSVGATPQIAVPPPYSQVGSPLFWVGVGVAFSAAFSWTASYLKKYAMQQAFKTMMGQMDAQNNQSANAGFSPGSPFPFPPPASPGSPPGSPFPFPTPTSQSSAATSAPASQRTLTVDVPPTKIEATPTPTEAISAPTEAKDNFESPQEPKKSAFVDVSPEETLKTSFEKLEESTETESQKDSEFANQSSENGSAFKPTDSPSVEASSTGTKSNGMSVEALEKMMDDPTVQKMVYPYLPEEMRNPTSFKWMLQNPQYRQQLQDMLNNMGGSPEWDNRMMDSLKNFDLNSPEVKEQFDQIGLTPEEVISKIMANPEVAMAFQNPRVQAAIMDCSQNPMSIIKYQNDKEVMDVFNKISELFPGVTGAP; encoded by the exons ATGGATAATTTAGCCCTTAATTCTTCTTCTCAAAAACCAGTTTTGGGTTTTACAGCAAACCCTCGAACTGATGCTATAATCTCCAACAAACCCTTGTTTTGTTCCTTCAAAATCCCCAAAAGAAGTGGTGTAATCTTCAATTCCAAATCttcaaattcaaattcaatttCAACCCCACGAGCAATcagcaaatcaaatg ATAGTATGGGGAAGGATTGTTTCGCTAGAATTTCATCTTCAAGCGATCAACATACATCGTCAGTTGGTGCAACACCGCAAATAGCAGTGCCACCCCCATATTCACAAGT AGGTTCTCCTCTGTTTTGGGTGGGAGTAGGTGTTGCATTTTCGGCAGCGTTTTCATGG ACGGCTTCATACTTAAAG AAATATGCAATGCAACAAGCTTTCAAGACCATGATGGGACAAATGGACGCACAAAACAACCAATCTGCTAACGCTGGTTTTTCACCTGGCTCTCCTTTTCCGTTTCCACCACCGGCGTCACCAGGCTCGCCACCTGGATCCCCATTTCCTTTTCCGACGCCCACTTCACAAAGCTCAGCTGCCACATCAGCACCTGCTTCCCAACGTACATTGACTGTAGATGTACCTCCGACTAAAATAGAGGCAACGCCTACACCGACAGAGGCAATATCTGCACCGACGGAAGCTAAAGATAACTTTGAATCACCACAAGAGCCAAAGAAATCCG CTTTCGTGGATGTGTCTCCTGAGGAAACGTTGAAAACGAGTTTTGAAAAGCTTGAAGAATCTACAGAGACTGAATCCCAAAAGGATTCGGAATTCGCAAATCAA TCTTCTGAAAATGGATCTGCTTTTAAGCCAACGGATAGTCCATCTGTGGAGGCTTCATCCACAG GTACAAAAAGTAACGGTATGTCTGTTGAAGCTTTGGAGAAGATGATGGATGATCCAACTGTACAAAAGATGGTCTATCC CTATCTTCCGGAAGAGATGAGGAACCCTACCTCTTTCAAAT gGATGCTTCAAAACCCACAATACCGTCAACAACTGCAGGATATGCT GAATAACATGGGCGGAAGCCCTGAATGGGACAACCGTATGATGGACTCATTGAAAAATTTTGATCTTAACAGTCCTGAGGTCAAGGAGCAATTTG ATCAAATCGGGCTAACTCCAGAAGAAGTTATATCTAAAATCATGGCGAATCCTGAAGTTGCTATGGCGTTTCAAAACCCTAGAGTTCAAGCAGCCATCATGGAT TGTTCTCAGAACCCTATGAGCATCATCAAGTACCAAAATGACAAGGAG GTTATGGATGTATTCAACAAGATATCAGAACTCTTTCCGGGAGTGACGGGGGCACCCTGA
- the LOC110912901 gene encoding protein TIC 40, chloroplastic isoform X2, which yields MIENMMDNLALSASSQKLVLGFTTTPRTNATISNKPLFCSFKIPKRSGAIYKSKSSISTPLAVNKLNDAKDCFARISSSSGQHSSSQAGSILFWVGVGVALSPVFSSAASYLKKYAMTMIANKSETSQGSSATSAATVDVPPTKTKPTESKDDNESTKEPKKSAFVDVSPEETLKTSFEKLEESPEAESPKDSEFTNQASENGSAFKLMDSAFKLMDSPSEGPSSTGTKINGMSVEAFDKMMHDPTVQETIYPYLPEEMRNPTSFKWLLQHKHDMYIALFGKERYCQVVQDIVNDKKESPEWHNWMMDSLKNFDPNSPKVKEQFVGLTTEEVTSKISANPDIIMAFENPRVQAALLDVCMHVHIMARVENPKVLEAIMDCYLNTSIIKYQNDKEVMDLFNKMSELFPGLTGAP from the exons ATGATCGAGAATATGATGGATAATCTAGCCCTTAGTGCGTCTTCTCAAAAACTAGTTTTAGGGTTTACAACCACCCCTCGAACGAATGCTACAATCTCCAACAAACCCTTGTTTTGCTCCTTCAAAATCCCCAAAAGAAGCGGTGCAATCTACAAGTCCAAATCTTCAATTTCAACCCCACTAGCAGTCAACAAATTaaatg ATGCAAAGGATTGTTTTGCAAGAATCTCATCTTCCAGCGGTCAACATTCATCTTCACAAGC GGGTTCTATTCTGTTCTGGGTCGGAGTTGGTGTCGCACTTTCGCCTGTTTTTTCATCG GCCGCTTCATACTTAAAG AAATACGCAATGACCATGATAGCGAACAAATCTGAAACCTCTCAAGGCTCATCTGCCACATCAGCAGCGACCGTAGATGTACCTCCAACTAAAACAAAGCCCACAGAGTCTAAAGATGACAATGAATCAACCAAAGAGCCAAAGAAATCTG CTTTTGTCGATGTGTCTCCTGAGGAAACgctgaaaacaagttttgaaAAGCTTGAAGAATCTCCAGAGGCTGAATCTCCAAAGGATTCTGAATTCACAAATCAA GCTTCTGAAAATGGATCTGCTTTTAAGCTGATGGATAGTGCTTTTAAGCTGATGGATAGTCCATCTGAGGGGCCTTCATCCACAG GTACAAAAATTAACGGTATGTCTGTTGAAGCTTTCGACAAGATGATGCACGATCCAACTGTACAAGAAACGATCTATCC TTATCTTCCTGAAGAGATGAGGAACCCTACCTCTTTTAAAT GGCTGCTTCAACACAAACATGATATGTACATAGCTTTGTTTGGAAAAGAAAG ATACTGTCAAGTAGTGCAGGATATAGT GAATGACAAGAAGGAAAGCCCTGAATGGCACAACTGGATGATGGACTCATTGAAAAATTTTGATCCTAACAGTCCTAAGGTCAAGGAACAATTTG TGGGGCTGACTACAGAAGAAGTTACTTCTAAAATCTCGGCAAACCCGGATATTATAATGGCATTTGAAAACCCTAGAGTTCAAGCAGCCTTGTTGGATGTATGTATGCACGTGCACATTATGGCTAGAGTTGAAAACCCTAAAGTTCTAGAAGCCATCATGGAT TGTTATTTGAATACGAGCATCATCAAGTACCAAAATGACAAGGAG GTCATGGATTTATTCAATAAGATGTCAGAACTCTTTCCGGGATTGACAGGTGCACCTTGA